Proteins from a genomic interval of Haliaeetus albicilla chromosome 13, bHalAlb1.1, whole genome shotgun sequence:
- the SMIM26 gene encoding small integral membrane protein 26 has product MRAAVWNARAALLYSLGGWTMLGAMLHYNFNSGGTESGGGPENESDPQANQATHKEVYTRETALGFKVTTIITYKEVQPPITRLLRRVKSFFDPNDSPPSEN; this is encoded by the exons ATGCGGGCGGCGGTGTGGAACGCGCGGGCGGCGCTGCTCTACTCGTTGGGCGGCTGGACCATGCTGGGGGCCATGCTCCACTACAACTTCAACAGCGGCGGCACGGAGAGCGGCGGCGGGCCCG AGAATGAAAGTGATCCTCAGGCAAACCAAGCAACCCACAAGGAAGTATACACTAGAGAAACAGCTTTAGGATTTAAAGtgacaacaataataacatACAAGGAAGTTCAGCCTCCTATTACTCGACTACTCAGGCGTGTGAAATCATTCTTTGATCCTAATGACAGCCCTCCTTCTGAAAATTGA
- the DTD1 gene encoding D-aminoacyl-tRNA deacylase 1 isoform X1 yields the protein MKAIVQRVAQASVTVGGEQISSIGRGLCVLLGISLEDTQRELEHMVRKILNLRVFEDESGKHWSKSVMDKEYEVLCVSQFTLQCILKGNKPDYHMAMPTEQAECFYNNFLEQLRKAYKPELIKDGKFGAYMQVHIQNDGPVTIELESPAATVDPKQLTKLEKQQQRKEKTRTKVPSESSRERNAPRNKDDPSASSGAEGDVSSEREP from the exons ATGAAGGCCATCGTTCAGCGGGTGGCCCAGGCCAGTGTCACAG tGGGTGGTGAACAAATAAGTTCAATAGGACGAGGCCTCTGTGTGCTGCTGGGCATTTCTTTGGAAGATACGCAAAGAGAGCTGGAGCACAT GGTTCGAAAGATCTTGAACTTGCGAGTATTTGAAGATGAAAGTGGGAAGCACTGGTCCAAAAGTGTCATGGATAAAGAGTATGAAGTGTTGTGTGTGAGCCAATTTACTCTACAGTGCATCCTGAAAGGAAACAAGCCTGACTACCACATGGCAATGCCCACAGAGCAGGCAGAGTGTTTTTATAACAACTTCTTAGAGCAGCTAAGAAAAGCCTACAAACCAGAGCTTATTAAAG ATGGCAAGTTTGGTGCCTACATGCAGGTACACATCCAGAACGATGGTCCTGTAACAATAGAACTGGAGTCCCCGGCTGCCACTGTTGACCCTAAACAG CTGACAAAActtgaaaaacagcaacaaagaaaagagaagaccAGAACCAAGGTTCCCTCTGAGTCAAGTAGAGAAAGAAATGCCCCCCGTAACAAGGATGACCCCAGCGCAAGCAGCGGAGCAGAAGGAGATGTGTCTTCGGAAAGAGAGCCTTAG
- the DTD1 gene encoding D-aminoacyl-tRNA deacylase 1 isoform X2 has translation MGGEQISSIGRGLCVLLGISLEDTQRELEHMVRKILNLRVFEDESGKHWSKSVMDKEYEVLCVSQFTLQCILKGNKPDYHMAMPTEQAECFYNNFLEQLRKAYKPELIKDGKFGAYMQVHIQNDGPVTIELESPAATVDPKQLTKLEKQQQRKEKTRTKVPSESSRERNAPRNKDDPSASSGAEGDVSSEREP, from the exons A tGGGTGGTGAACAAATAAGTTCAATAGGACGAGGCCTCTGTGTGCTGCTGGGCATTTCTTTGGAAGATACGCAAAGAGAGCTGGAGCACAT GGTTCGAAAGATCTTGAACTTGCGAGTATTTGAAGATGAAAGTGGGAAGCACTGGTCCAAAAGTGTCATGGATAAAGAGTATGAAGTGTTGTGTGTGAGCCAATTTACTCTACAGTGCATCCTGAAAGGAAACAAGCCTGACTACCACATGGCAATGCCCACAGAGCAGGCAGAGTGTTTTTATAACAACTTCTTAGAGCAGCTAAGAAAAGCCTACAAACCAGAGCTTATTAAAG ATGGCAAGTTTGGTGCCTACATGCAGGTACACATCCAGAACGATGGTCCTGTAACAATAGAACTGGAGTCCCCGGCTGCCACTGTTGACCCTAAACAG CTGACAAAActtgaaaaacagcaacaaagaaaagagaagaccAGAACCAAGGTTCCCTCTGAGTCAAGTAGAGAAAGAAATGCCCCCCGTAACAAGGATGACCCCAGCGCAAGCAGCGGAGCAGAAGGAGATGTGTCTTCGGAAAGAGAGCCTTAG